A portion of the Sus scrofa isolate TJ Tabasco breed Duroc chromosome 5, Sscrofa11.1, whole genome shotgun sequence genome contains these proteins:
- the KCTD17 gene encoding BTB/POZ domain-containing protein KCTD17 isoform X3: MQTLGRAMRMEAGEAAPPAGAGGWGKWVRLNVGGTVFLTTRQTLCREQKSFLSRLCQGEELQSDRDETGAYLIDRDPTYFGPILNFLRHGKLVLDKDMAEEGVLEEAEFYNIGPLIRIIKDRMEEKDYTVTQVPPKHVYRVLQCQEEELTQMVSTMSDGWRFEQLVNIGSSYNYGSEDQAEFLCVVSKELYSSPHGLSSESSRKTKSAEEPLEEEQQQEEEVEVEVAEVQVEADTQEKAVTSQRHPDVRPQITSRDLGFRSEILYFCITGWAPGPRWRKRSPRCHLCLYLRGCDLPLPRGVGWGPAGTSQSLKWALGPLGRAPARGQRVAAPSSCVSLAPPSPPPGPSAP; this comes from the exons ATGCAGACGCTGGGAAGAGCGATGAGGATGGAGGCCGGCGAGGCAGCGCCGCCGGCGGGGGCGGGCGGCTGGGGCAAGTGGGTGCGGCTCAACGTGGGGGGCACGGTGTTCCTGACCACCCGGCAGACGCTATGCAGGGAGCAGAAGTCCTTCCTCAGCCGCCTGTGCCAGGGGGAAGAGCTGCAGTCCGACCGG GATGAGACTGGGGCCTACCTCATCGACCGAGACCCCACCTACTTCGGGCCCATCCTGAACTTCCTCCGGCACGGCAAGCTGGTGCTGGACAAGGACATGGCCGAGGAGG GGGTCCTGGAGGAAGCGGAGTTCTACAACATCGGCCCGCTGATCCGCATCATCAAAGACCGGATGGAAGAGAAGGATTATACTGTCACACAG GTGCCACCCAAGCACGTGTACCGCGTGCTGCAGTGCCAGGAGGAGGAGCTCACGCAGATGGTCTCCACCATGTCTGACGGCTGGCGCTTCGAGCAG CTGGTGAACATCGGCTCCTCCTACAACTACGGCAGCGAGGACCAGGCAGAGTTCCTGTGCGTGGTGTCCAAGGAGCTCTACAGTTCCCCACACGGGCTGAGTTCCGAGTCCAGCCGCAAAACCAAG AGCGCGGAGGAGCcgctggaggaggagcagcagcaggaggaggaggtggaggtggaggtggcagaGGTGCAGGTGGAGGCAGATACACAGGAGAAAG CTGTTACAAGCCAGAGGCACCCGGATGTGAGGCCCCAGATCACCTCCAGGGACTTGGGGTTCCGATCTGAAATCCTTTATTTTTGTATCACGGGGTGGGCCCCTGGCCCGAGGTGGAGGAAGAGGTCCCCCCGCTGTCACCTCTGTCTATACCTGCGGGGCTGTGATTTGCCCCTGCCTCGGGGGGTCGGGTGGGGGCCCGCTGGGACCTCTCAAAGCCTGAAGTGGGCCCTGGGACCCCTGGGCAGGGCACCTGCCCGTGGCCAGAGGGTGGCAGCACCGTCCAGCTGTGTCTCCCTCGCCCCTCCGTCCCCGCCCCCGGGCCCCTCAGCCCCATGA
- the KCTD17 gene encoding BTB/POZ domain-containing protein KCTD17 isoform X5, with protein MQTLGRAMRMEAGEAAPPAGAGGWGKWVRLNVGGTVFLTTRQTLCREQKSFLSRLCQGEELQSDRDETGAYLIDRDPTYFGPILNFLRHGKLVLDKDMAEEGVLEEAEFYNIGPLIRIIKDRMEEKDYTVTQVPPKHVYRVLQCQEEELTQMVSTMSDGWRFEQLVNIGSSYNYGSEDQAEFLCVVSKELYSSPHGLSSESSRKTKSAEEPLEEEQQQEEEVEVEVAEVQVEADTQEKAQSSQDPANLFSLPPPPPPPPLPAGGSRPHALRPEAALLAARAPPGPPPGPLARPQSCLSCCYKPEAPGCEAPDHLQGLGVPI; from the exons ATGCAGACGCTGGGAAGAGCGATGAGGATGGAGGCCGGCGAGGCAGCGCCGCCGGCGGGGGCGGGCGGCTGGGGCAAGTGGGTGCGGCTCAACGTGGGGGGCACGGTGTTCCTGACCACCCGGCAGACGCTATGCAGGGAGCAGAAGTCCTTCCTCAGCCGCCTGTGCCAGGGGGAAGAGCTGCAGTCCGACCGG GATGAGACTGGGGCCTACCTCATCGACCGAGACCCCACCTACTTCGGGCCCATCCTGAACTTCCTCCGGCACGGCAAGCTGGTGCTGGACAAGGACATGGCCGAGGAGG GGGTCCTGGAGGAAGCGGAGTTCTACAACATCGGCCCGCTGATCCGCATCATCAAAGACCGGATGGAAGAGAAGGATTATACTGTCACACAG GTGCCACCCAAGCACGTGTACCGCGTGCTGCAGTGCCAGGAGGAGGAGCTCACGCAGATGGTCTCCACCATGTCTGACGGCTGGCGCTTCGAGCAG CTGGTGAACATCGGCTCCTCCTACAACTACGGCAGCGAGGACCAGGCAGAGTTCCTGTGCGTGGTGTCCAAGGAGCTCTACAGTTCCCCACACGGGCTGAGTTCCGAGTCCAGCCGCAAAACCAAG AGCGCGGAGGAGCcgctggaggaggagcagcagcaggaggaggaggtggaggtggaggtggcagaGGTGCAGGTGGAGGCAGATACACAGGAGAAAG CCCAGTCATCTCAGGATCCCGCTAaccttttctccctcccaccaccgcctcctcctcctccgcttCCCGCTGG AGGTTCCCGTCCGCACGCCCTCAGACCTGAGGCTGCGCTTCTTGCAGCGAGGGCTCCTCCTGGGCCCCCTCCTGGGCCCCTCGCCCGCCCCCAGAGCTGCCTTTCCTG CTGTTACAAGCCAGAGGCACCCGGATGTGAGGCCCCAGATCACCTCCAGGGACTTGGGGTTCCGATCTGA
- the KCTD17 gene encoding BTB/POZ domain-containing protein KCTD17 isoform X4 encodes MQTLGRAMRMEAGEAAPPAGAGGWGKWVRLNVGGTVFLTTRQTLCREQKSFLSRLCQGEELQSDRDETGAYLIDRDPTYFGPILNFLRHGKLVLDKDMAEEGVLEEAEFYNIGPLIRIIKDRMEEKDYTVTQVPPKHVYRVLQCQEEELTQMVSTMSDGWRFEQLVNIGSSYNYGSEDQAEFLCVVSKELYSSPHGLSSESSRKTKLLQARGTRM; translated from the exons ATGCAGACGCTGGGAAGAGCGATGAGGATGGAGGCCGGCGAGGCAGCGCCGCCGGCGGGGGCGGGCGGCTGGGGCAAGTGGGTGCGGCTCAACGTGGGGGGCACGGTGTTCCTGACCACCCGGCAGACGCTATGCAGGGAGCAGAAGTCCTTCCTCAGCCGCCTGTGCCAGGGGGAAGAGCTGCAGTCCGACCGG GATGAGACTGGGGCCTACCTCATCGACCGAGACCCCACCTACTTCGGGCCCATCCTGAACTTCCTCCGGCACGGCAAGCTGGTGCTGGACAAGGACATGGCCGAGGAGG GGGTCCTGGAGGAAGCGGAGTTCTACAACATCGGCCCGCTGATCCGCATCATCAAAGACCGGATGGAAGAGAAGGATTATACTGTCACACAG GTGCCACCCAAGCACGTGTACCGCGTGCTGCAGTGCCAGGAGGAGGAGCTCACGCAGATGGTCTCCACCATGTCTGACGGCTGGCGCTTCGAGCAG CTGGTGAACATCGGCTCCTCCTACAACTACGGCAGCGAGGACCAGGCAGAGTTCCTGTGCGTGGTGTCCAAGGAGCTCTACAGTTCCCCACACGGGCTGAGTTCCGAGTCCAGCCGCAAAACCAAG CTGTTACAAGCCAGAGGCACCCGGATGTGA
- the KCTD17 gene encoding BTB/POZ domain-containing protein KCTD17 isoform X2: MQTLGRAMRMEAGEAAPPAGAGGWGKWVRLNVGGTVFLTTRQTLCREQKSFLSRLCQGEELQSDRDETGAYLIDRDPTYFGPILNFLRHGKLVLDKDMAEEGVLEEAEFYNIGPLIRIIKDRMEEKDYTVTQVPPKHVYRVLQCQEEELTQMVSTMSDGWRFEQLVNIGSSYNYGSEDQAEFLCVVSKELYSSPHGLSSESSRKTKPSHLRIPLTFSPSHHRLLLLRFPLELLPHLHPPPLPPGSHLHPASSLSAPVRASSLPARASIPGLPWSQPPAPSTRAPWPCIPERPACRLLLPCWHLLPPGPGRRGAAVPHRRPPGTSEAGPPAPWPPCPLLLTFPPCRFPSARPQT, translated from the exons ATGCAGACGCTGGGAAGAGCGATGAGGATGGAGGCCGGCGAGGCAGCGCCGCCGGCGGGGGCGGGCGGCTGGGGCAAGTGGGTGCGGCTCAACGTGGGGGGCACGGTGTTCCTGACCACCCGGCAGACGCTATGCAGGGAGCAGAAGTCCTTCCTCAGCCGCCTGTGCCAGGGGGAAGAGCTGCAGTCCGACCGG GATGAGACTGGGGCCTACCTCATCGACCGAGACCCCACCTACTTCGGGCCCATCCTGAACTTCCTCCGGCACGGCAAGCTGGTGCTGGACAAGGACATGGCCGAGGAGG GGGTCCTGGAGGAAGCGGAGTTCTACAACATCGGCCCGCTGATCCGCATCATCAAAGACCGGATGGAAGAGAAGGATTATACTGTCACACAG GTGCCACCCAAGCACGTGTACCGCGTGCTGCAGTGCCAGGAGGAGGAGCTCACGCAGATGGTCTCCACCATGTCTGACGGCTGGCGCTTCGAGCAG CTGGTGAACATCGGCTCCTCCTACAACTACGGCAGCGAGGACCAGGCAGAGTTCCTGTGCGTGGTGTCCAAGGAGCTCTACAGTTCCCCACACGGGCTGAGTTCCGAGTCCAGCCGCAAAACCAAG CCCAGTCATCTCAGGATCCCGCTAaccttttctccctcccaccaccgcctcctcctcctccgcttCCCGCTGGAGCTCCTGCCTCATCTTCatccacctcctcttcctcctggatCTCATCTACACCCtgcctcttccctctctgcccctgTCCGGGCTTCCTCTCTGCCTGCTCGCGCCTCCATCCCGGGGCTGCCCTGGTCCCAGCCTCCTGCGCCCTCCACCCGGGCGCCCTGGCCCTGCATTCCAGAGCGTCCTGCCTGCCGCCTCCTGCTCCCCTGCTGGcacctcctgcctccaggcccGGGGAGGAGGGGTGCGGCTGTACCTCATCGGCGTCCGCCGGGCACGTCTGAGGCTGGTCCCCCTGCTCCGTGGCCGCCCTGTCCTCTCCTCCTCACCTTTCCTCCTTGCAGGTTCCCGTCCGCACGCCCTCAGACCTGA
- the KCTD17 gene encoding BTB/POZ domain-containing protein KCTD17 isoform X1: protein MQTLGRAMRMEAGEAAPPAGAGGWGKWVRLNVGGTVFLTTRQTLCREQKSFLSRLCQGEELQSDRDETGAYLIDRDPTYFGPILNFLRHGKLVLDKDMAEEGVLEEAEFYNIGPLIRIIKDRMEEKDYTVTQVPPKHVYRVLQCQEEELTQMVSTMSDGWRFEQLVNIGSSYNYGSEDQAEFLCVVSKELYSSPHGLSSESSRKTKSAEEPLEEEQQQEEEVEVEVAEVQVEADTQEKAQSSQDPANLFSLPPPPPPPPLPAGAPASSSSTSSSSWISSTPCLFPLCPCPGFLSACSRLHPGAALVPASCALHPGALALHSRASCLPPPAPLLAPPASRPGEEGCGCTSSASAGHV, encoded by the exons ATGCAGACGCTGGGAAGAGCGATGAGGATGGAGGCCGGCGAGGCAGCGCCGCCGGCGGGGGCGGGCGGCTGGGGCAAGTGGGTGCGGCTCAACGTGGGGGGCACGGTGTTCCTGACCACCCGGCAGACGCTATGCAGGGAGCAGAAGTCCTTCCTCAGCCGCCTGTGCCAGGGGGAAGAGCTGCAGTCCGACCGG GATGAGACTGGGGCCTACCTCATCGACCGAGACCCCACCTACTTCGGGCCCATCCTGAACTTCCTCCGGCACGGCAAGCTGGTGCTGGACAAGGACATGGCCGAGGAGG GGGTCCTGGAGGAAGCGGAGTTCTACAACATCGGCCCGCTGATCCGCATCATCAAAGACCGGATGGAAGAGAAGGATTATACTGTCACACAG GTGCCACCCAAGCACGTGTACCGCGTGCTGCAGTGCCAGGAGGAGGAGCTCACGCAGATGGTCTCCACCATGTCTGACGGCTGGCGCTTCGAGCAG CTGGTGAACATCGGCTCCTCCTACAACTACGGCAGCGAGGACCAGGCAGAGTTCCTGTGCGTGGTGTCCAAGGAGCTCTACAGTTCCCCACACGGGCTGAGTTCCGAGTCCAGCCGCAAAACCAAG AGCGCGGAGGAGCcgctggaggaggagcagcagcaggaggaggaggtggaggtggaggtggcagaGGTGCAGGTGGAGGCAGATACACAGGAGAAAG CCCAGTCATCTCAGGATCCCGCTAaccttttctccctcccaccaccgcctcctcctcctccgcttCCCGCTGGAGCTCCTGCCTCATCTTCatccacctcctcttcctcctggatCTCATCTACACCCtgcctcttccctctctgcccctgTCCGGGCTTCCTCTCTGCCTGCTCGCGCCTCCATCCCGGGGCTGCCCTGGTCCCAGCCTCCTGCGCCCTCCACCCGGGCGCCCTGGCCCTGCATTCCAGAGCGTCCTGCCTGCCGCCTCCTGCTCCCCTGCTGGcacctcctgcctccaggcccGGGGAGGAGGGGTGCGGCTGTACCTCATCGGCGTCCGCCGGGCACGTCTGA